The region atatatatgtatatatatatgtatatatatatatgtatatatatatatgtatatgtatatatatatatatatatatatatatatatatatatatatatatatatatatatatatatatatatatatgggtaatTCCGCTAGAGTGGCGGTTATCAAATTATAAATCTACCACTATGTGAATGCATTTTCTTGATAACTTTTTGAGAATGACTAACTATAAGagttttacattattattgttagtttGTACATCGTAtgcctaaataatatttgtagatTTCAGAGATTtcattctttttgaaaatatattcaGAATATCAAAATACCATTTTGCAAAATGAAGATAAGataaaatttctgatttttattgcatcaaaattatttatccATCTAAAGGATATTAAAAATCCAATATCAACATCCTACTTTAAAGTTGggcaaataattaaaaatattctcaaatgTACCCAAATGCACCCAAGTTGTTTCTACAAATAGATAAGTATTAGTCTATTTTCTccaaaacatgatttttttttcaaccaaaGTAGACACAATAATGACCTACAAACTTATTTAGTTAAACAATGGTTGCTTGATTCAACAACATCTTTGTTGTTGCATCGAGCAACAGTGCAGTTGATAAATAAGTAAATCTGTATCTAAAACTTTCTTGATTGTGGTGCCAACAAAAAGGTATACTCTTTAGTGAAACAACttatgaattaattaaaaaaatttatttgaataaaaaataataaaaaaagcgcACAAAGTTATAGAACTACTATATGTTACAGATAGAATTTTGGAATATTACAGTCCAGTCCAATGTACCTAGGTTTAATCTGTGTGGGTcagataaagaaataatattgaagAGAAGTCAAAATCAAGAATTAAACTCTAAACGCAATGTTCCAACAGTCAAGCATATAGTATGGAGCTGTTTCACAAAGAAAGTAGATAGAAAATCTATTAACATTGATACAGAAATTAAAACTAAGGACAAACTTTACAATCACACATAACAATGACCCAAAACAGACAATGACATTATTAATTGGCAAAGGGTTGGTTAAGTAATGCTATCTAAGCATTGCCATGGTCATCCTTATTATCAGATTTGAACCTTTGGAACATTTATGGGACGTATTAAAAACAGAGTGAAGATACGCTATTTGTGAAATGATGCCAAATTAATGACTATAATATAGTtactaaaaagtaattatatgtaaaacttaaaaaaattttatatctattttatagtaattatacttttcatttactttattaaaaaaaaaaaatgtcaatttatacGAGTGAACAAATTATATACCTTTTCAAAATGAGCCTCATATACATTTAGGTTTTCGCTAACCAACCTAGCTGCTTCTCCAAGTCCAGCAATCATACATACATTCTCTGTCCCAGGTCTTTTTCCTTTCTCTTGCCCCCCACCATACAACATTGGATTTAATGGACACGAAGAGTGAACCCATAATGCACCTGATAACAAATAATACACACTCTAATGTTGTTactacattaaatatatatatatatatatatatatatatatatatatatatatatatatatatatatatatatatatatatatatatatatatatgggcatttccatttctgtgcatgattttttatttttctttgttttaacaattagaGGCTGGGACTTCTAACAATATACTATTGTGATTTTCTTAAAGagcaattataacaaaaatatttttatcatattttaggctacctgaataaattaaatatgtatatttttatcattttattttattgtgtaaaTGTCgcaataatttgaaaaatatacaacaatttTCAAAACGCTATACTCTATCTAGAAATATTTAATGACTGCTATTTCtcatagaaaatatattaaataaaaaatatattaaataggagttgtaaaaatataatatttcactcaaaatactcacaagcaatttattttcttaaaaatagcATAAACTTTCGTGTGTGATCATTCATGAACTGCATTTAAACAATTGCTGTGACTCTTTGATACATAGTGCAATCCTGTAATTTTCTGGAAATCTTTACTAATATCTaatatattatcttaaaaaaaagtatgttacTGAACTTTATATCTTCAAGGaattaaagttagtttatttaGTAACTAAATTTTGCGTTTTTCTATTCCATGCACGATTATGcttcaaacttaatttattcttttataacaTTACTAGTGAACaccattttttgtttacaaaatttttatgtatattacaattaaatgagagtaaattggagattgccagttttatttttatgaacttAATAGACAAAACATATACGAGTTTCCGTGCataattttttggaaatacccatatacatgtatgtgtgtgtgtgtatatatatatatatatatatatatatatatatatatatatatatatatccttaagGTTGCCTGTATTCCTTTATCACCTATGATCATATGATCATGTGTACCAAAAATTAGActaataaaagcaattttaaggGTTgccatgttttataaaataaatgaaccAAATGTTTGTAATTGCaagaataataatataaaagaaatttcagataatataaattatataattttaaacttgttagcataatttacattttacaaaacatattatatacaattatacatattatatacaatacacatattatatacaattatagatgttatatacaattatacatatcatatacaattatacatattattcACTAAACCAGCCATTTTTGCCTAATACCATTGTTACCTCAGtaaactatattttgtataatgttttcttgttaacattttgttttctgttcaatttagaaattaataacATGGCAACTTTAGATCTTCTGCTGAGAAGTTGTTTGTTGGTAAATTTACACAAATTCTATCAACTGCCAGACTTCCTTCAAGAGAAGATGTTCTTTGAAGGTTGCTTTTTCACCATttagaaaagaaacaaaaagtgAAAAACAGTTTTCTGGCAACAATTGGAGCAGTTCTTATTGTATGGAAGCAAGGAAGAATACCagctaaaaaaattgataatgcggaaagaaagttaaaaaaactctaGAATGATTATCACCTGCTGAAAAAATACAGAAGATCAAAATTGGACAGGTGTCAAgtgaaagaagaaatttttcaGGCTGACcttgaaaaactttttgatatatCAACTCAGAATGCAtcagaagttataaaaaatgaagataaaGCATTCTTATGCCAGTGAGAAGATCCATTAAGTTGTAGTATGGCAGGAATAGATCAGAATTTAATAGCTAGGGAAGCACGGAAACGAGTTCGAGAAACTAAAATGGAAAAGAGACATCAAAGCAGTTAAGCCGAATTGATGGGAAAAAAACAACTGGTTGTCAACAAAAAGTGGGTAGAATTGCCATCCCTTTGACTGGTGGTGGGATAGAAATATTGCTGGGCGTTCCAAAGATTGGTTGAGGTACGGGTGAGCAACAGGCTGATGCTTGTATGAAAGCTCTTGAAGATTGAAAATCGAATGAACATGTTTGGGGACTGGCTTTTGACACTACTTCATCCAACACTGGTTTGAACATTGGTGCCTGCGCAATAATAAGCCGGTATCTTAACAATAATCTTATATGTATAGCATGCAGGCACCATGTGTTAAAAGTCATGCTTCCCACCATTTTCACAATTACATTTGAAACCAGTGGAGAACCTCAAGtgggcctttttttttttttcaattcaccTCCACAAGGCCAAAAAGGCCACttcagacaaggaggctacttaattgtggttataacccactctcaactctataactccaaaacacaaaccttgatgaagAAGGCCActgtgcggagaaacaagttgagcgcagtactgcTAGAGATGTGGCGGCgatcgaactcagaacctcttgcttatgaagcaagtgCTCTATCTTTATAATCATTTTCAGAAACAATGGCCAGCAACTACAACATTGAGATTAATGTAAAGTTTCGTACTTCAGGTACAAGTGCAACACACAATGCACGTTGGACGATCAAAGCTATATattgtctaaaaatatatttgtttcagGATCAACTTGTTATAACtgcaagagaaaaaaaagtaataacagaCATAAGTCTTACTGTGgcatttacattataaaaaatactgtactaaatatttatttagcagtgtgatttttaaacaataaacattGACAGCCCAcataatattaactaaataaaaaataaatataaaataataatttttttttcaccttacaccaaaaatatgaaaaaacatgGCAACCCCTAAATACTATCtgatttgcttcaaattttgctCAATAGTTACTATTATCATATAGAAAAAGGGCAAGCTTGAGGACAACCAAAGCTTTTAACCTTTAAATTttgcatgcatatatatatatatatatatatatatatatatatatatatatatatatatatatatatatatatatatatatatatatgtacatatatatatgtatacacttaaaaagtcaattattagcaatatttttcttttaaacaaaccaACAACTATTAACCTATTTTAGGCCCATAAAACTTATGTCCAACCACAGTTAAATAATCAACACCTAATTCCTGTACATCCACTTTGATTTTTCCAATAGCCTGAGCTGCATCTGTGTGTACAAATACACTTAGATTAGATTTTCCTACCCTTTGCTCATTTATTTTCTTGATTCCAGAACTAATTTCTTTAATAGGCTAAAGAAAATTAATAGATtgactaagaaaaaaaatacattgcccaaataaaatactaaacaaaaataacaataagaaaagaaagaaaaaaaaacctgtatAGCTCCTGTTTCATTATGAGCCATCATAATAGTAACAAGAACAGTGTTATCTTGAACATTGCTGAAAATTTCATCCGGATTAACATGACCAAGATATTTGCACACACCAACTAAAGTTAAATCAAGACACCCTTCTTTTTGCAGTTGTAAAAGGGGCTTTATTATTGAATCATGTTCAATAACACTGCTAATTACATGAGGTTTTCTATCAgtgttttcattaaaacattctttaaaatactttattgtaCTGTGAATGACATGATTATTAGCTTCTGTTCCACCTGACATAAAGAAAATTTCATTAGAATTTAATGAATTAAgcatttttctcaaattttctcTAGCTTTGGAGATAATTAATTTTGCTTGGACACCAGCAGAATGAGAACTACTTGGGTTGCCCCAAGCTGTCAACAACGACTGTTGAATTTCTTTAGCAACTGTTGGAGCTAATGGAGTTGTTGCATTGTAGtccatataaatttttgcttgcATATCATTACCATTTTGCAAAGAACTTGGTTGCTCATTACAAACGTTGCTTACCATTTATAtacttg is a window of Hydra vulgaris chromosome 15, alternate assembly HydraT2T_AEP DNA encoding:
- the LOC136072150 gene encoding selenocysteine lyase-like isoform X2; its protein translation is MVSNVCNEQPSSLQNGNDMQAKIYMDYNATTPLAPTVAKEIQQSLLTAWGNPSSSHSAGVQAKLIISKARENLRKMLNSLNSNEIFFMSGGTEANNHVIHSTIKYFKECFNENTDRKPHVISSVIEHDSIIKPLLQLQKEGCLDLTLVGVCKYLGHVNPDEIFSNVQDNTVLVTIMMAHNETGAIQPIKEISSGIKKINEQRVGKSNLSVFVHTDAAQAIGKIKVDVQELGALWVHSSCPLNPMLYGGGQEKGKRPGTENVCMIAGLGEAARLVSENLNVYEAHFEKMKGYLKFQLDKAFPQCISYNEMPCATLSNTLNISITSYTLNGREVLNRCKFLLASVGAACHSENGESVSASLLAHGIAEEIAKRAIRLSLGRDTSENDIDIIVSDLRSVFV
- the LOC136072150 gene encoding selenocysteine lyase-like isoform X1, coding for MVSNVCNEQPSSLQNGNDMQAKIYMDYNATTPLAPTVAKEIQQSLLTAWGNPSSSHSAGVQAKLIISKARENLRKMLNSLNSNEIFFMSGGTEANNHVIHSTIKYFKECFNENTDRKPHVISSVIEHDSIIKPLLQLQKEGCLDLTLVGVCKYLGHVNPDEIFSNVQDNTVLVTIMMAHNETGAIQPIKEISSGIKKINEQRVGKSNLSVFVHTDAAQAIGKIKVDVQELGVDYLTVVGHKFYGPKIGALWVHSSCPLNPMLYGGGQEKGKRPGTENVCMIAGLGEAARLVSENLNVYEAHFEKMKGYLKFQLDKAFPQCISYNEMPCATLSNTLNISITSYTLNGREVLNRCKFLLASVGAACHSENGESVSASLLAHGIAEEIAKRAIRLSLGRDTSENDIDIIVSDLRSVFV